The genome window TCTTTCAGGCGATGATATTGTCTCTgatttattcatctacttgcTCATTTCTTCTTAGTTTGCTACTCTGTTATTAACACAGTTAGGCttctgttgaaatatacaaagtattattttgttgtttcacCATTtcattcaagctagcttagcgccACGGTTAGCATGCTCTCTCCTCCTCTGTGTGTCCACGCTAGATCTGCATTTGAGAACTGTCTGTAGTCCTTGAACATACGTAAATAAGAGACATTTGTCCATTCATTCAAAAAAGTCCACGTTCCAATCGTGATGAATCTACTGATTTGCAGAAAACAACCCTAAACTGTAAAATGCAGTGGAAGCGCAAGTTTCTGGACTTTGGGTGGAAAAGGGCCCTAATGTCAGATCTTCCCCATAAATAGCATATATAATGTTTACCTGGTTGAATTCTAGCACGTCAAGCAGGTCAAAAAGTTTGCGATTCTTCTCGCTATCCTTCAGCTTGCAGTAGTACTGCTGCAGGCCATGCAGCGTCAGTTTGGTCTCGTCATCCACAAACACCTCCATGGGCTAAGATAGATGACTTTTACTTTCAACTGCTAGCAAACATGCAAgccttgtttaaaaaaattccacttACATCCTGCATGAATTTGCGACAGACCGGTCGGATGTCCTTACTCAGTGTGGCACTGAACATCATGACCTGCTTTTCGTGGGGAGTGATCTTGAAGATGTTCTGCACGTCACACCTCATGTCTGTGCAAAGACAGGACGGTACACCAATGAGCTCCAGCGTAAACGCCAAACATCCAACAATTACAACAAATACCTAGATGCTCCAACATTTTGTCACACTCATCCAGGACAAAATGTTTGACGTTCTTCAGACTGAGGGTCTTGTTCTGGATGAGAGCCAGGATGCGACCCGGCGTTCCCACGACAATGTGGGGGCAGTTCTTTTTCAGGACTTCCTCGTCGTTCTTGATGAGCATACCACCAAAAAAGACTGCTGATTTGACTGCCGGCATGTACTTGGAGAAGCGCTCGTACTCTTTGCTGATCTGGAAGGCCAGCTCTCGTGTGTGGCACATGACCAATACAGCCACCTGAAAGATACCAGTTGAGAAGAATGAACACCATTTCAAGAAACCAATGCTCATTAAATACTAACATTTGATTAAATGACTCCTGCTAAATTAATAAAATCTCCAGTACTCTCAATAGCTGTTACCAATTTGGACAGATTCTAATCTGCAAAGAGTGATAACGTTACAATCGTTCTAAGACTGAGTCCGCACGTGCATGGAATGGTGGTGAGTTGTAGAAATCTTCCACAGGCATGGTAGTTTCAGGGTGTGTACCCCAGCTTATTGAACCTTAAGTACAGTGTGTCACGGAACCATTGAAACTAGTTTCAATGGTTCCGTGACACAGTTGGTATTTTCAAAACTGGCATCGCCAAACAGTGCCGCTCATTGAAATAAGCAAACCTTTAATTGCTGCTTTGCACCCCACAAAAACACCACAATTTTACATGGAATATACCCTTCAAACAACtttgactacgtttacactgcaggccaaagtggcccaaatcagatttttttgagATCTGACCGTTTACACTGCAAATAAAAGTACTTTTTATCAGACTTCAATGTAAACATGCACAGGCCTCAACGTAACTTGCATGCACAGTgcaataaagtgaaaacaaaagaaGTTGACCGGGACGAAGTagcacaacattttaaaaacaccttGAAAAGGAGTGTTTTTACGTGAAAGTAAaaacctagggctgggcgatatggccttttttaatatttcgatatttttaggccgtaTCGCGATatttatctcgatattttgccttagccttgaatgaacatccTTTTCTGCGTCTCCAGTGTTTGAGACGTTGCTTCCAAGATACGTGAAGTTCTCAACGTACTCTATGCCATTTTCGCCTACGGTGAGCAGTGGAACGTTTTGGTCTTGTGCGACGGTCATGGCCTTGGTCTTCTTTTGGCTTATACGTAGGGCGACTTTTTCCCCTTGCTCATGCAGATTGTTGGTCAATTTTTGGAGCGCAGCGTAGGAATGGCTAAGCAGAGTCAGATCTGCCAGTCTGCCCCCTCCCCACTTAATGCCGAGGTTTGCTACGACGACAGACTTCCTCATGACAAAGTCTATGACAATGATGAACAGTACGGGAGACAAGATGCAACCCTGTCTCGGAAAAGCTGCAGGAAACTTCCAACGCCTTCGGAACATCTGGTCATCAAAATCTATCAGTACGTCCACAAAGTCAATGTCAGTGGTCATCCCTACAGTGACCTATGCCTGTGAGACGTGGATGAAGACATCAAGCATTACTAACAAGCTGGATGTCTTCCACCGACGGTGCctcagataccgtattttccgcactattagccgcacccaaaaaccacaaatttactcaaaagctgacagtgcggcttttaacccggtgcgctttatatatggattaatattacgattcattttcataaagtttcgatctcgcaacttcggtaaacagccgccatcttttttcccggtagaacaggaagcgcttcttcttctacgcaagcaaccgccaaggtaagcacccgcccccatagaacaggaagcgcttcttcttctactgtaagcaaccacccgcccgcgtagaagaagaaaaagcgcgcggatataccgtacgtttcatttcctttgtgtgtttacatctgtaaagaccacaaaatggctcctactaagcgtcagggatccggttcatgaaaagacgcaatctctccatccgcacacggattactatttcacagcaactgatattcctgtgaaccgcactgtggatacaacgggagcacgtacggtgaatattcgcaccacagggaatgagaagtcatccttcactgtggttctagcttgccatgctaatggccagaaacttccacccatggtgatattcaaaaggaagaccttgccaaaagagacctttccagccggcgtcatcataaaagctaactcgaagggatggatgaagaaaagatgagcgagtggttaaggtaagtttaagtttacgcgaagaggccgggtggcttttttcacgcagctctgtccatgttgatatacgtatgtttgtgattgcacatttgcgtacattttgggagtgaacagagttgttagaacgctggtttttaatatattattaaagtttgactgacctatctgactgtttttttgacattcctttagcgcagttagatgcggcttacaacaccgggcggcttataggtggacaaagttttgaaatatgccgttcattgaaggcgcggcttttaacccagggcgccttatggtgcggaaaatacggtacatcttgaGGATCTCATGGAGAGACCACATCACCAATGAAGAGGTGATGAGAAGGGCAGGGGTAGCACCATAGTCTCTGACATGAGAAGGAGAGTGGCTGGACACGTACTCCGACTGCCAAGAGAGAGACCGGCAAGTGTGGCAATGGACTGGGTGCCAGAAGGGGGAAAGAGGAAGAGAGGACGGCCAAAGAAGACGTGGAGACAAACAGCCAAGGAAGACCTGAGAGAGATGGGAGTCAGCTGTCATGGAGCAAGAAGGGTCGCCAGTGACCGGAACAAATGGAAGGGACTCGTCGCCCAATGTTCGAACAGAAATGGGAggaactaagtctaagtcttgaatgaacacttgatacatataatcacagcagtatgatgattctatgtgtctacattaaaacattcttgttcatactgcattaatatatgttcattttaaactttcatgcagagagggaaatcacaactaccaGTAAGTCAATTGATCAACACTGTCTTTattaacagttattaagcagtggcacaaacaataatataatttccaaaacagaaattgCAAAAACAAACTATTACTGCACTTTTGTGCATAATGTCTCTAAGATgacacaaatcaaaacaacactaaattaaagtgcactttttgtacagaacgccactacaatagtttaaaacaaataaagtgcacttttgtacatgatgtcacacaagatatttcaataactgtcaaataaaaatgagctgcttaataagaaatcaaattgtgtacatccttcgctatgtggtaggttcctgcggacgttatctcttttgttgttgactacttttttcatacggtgttgatctggaaatgtttgcctcggcattttgatggtgtgggcgtgtggcaccgaacagagatgttgacatgcggagaaagcactctacattctctagcaggtgacttttcaaatgatgctacatactaGCCAAACCAACGccagaccctgtgctgtttttcttgggaattagttcttccttcatttgttaccagattcgcattttctttctctcgtatcaccactcgcatcacagctaactttagccatgctgctacctctctgctgcgcgagggcgtatacgtatgtgacgtatgacgtgacagtatgtgacgtatgtaagaaggtgcgctcgctgtctgtgagaaggacagacaagaaggagtgggaagagcctgcagtgtaatgtccgcagctaaaagcaactgcgtgagaacgtatactcgaatatcacaatatagtcattttctatatcacacagagacaaacccgtgatatatcgcgtatatcgatatatcgcccagccctaaaataaccatttaaaaaggATATCAACTTTTTTCACATTACTGTATAATTGTGTTTGGAAGGTAGATAACCAAGTTAttctaaatgaataaaaaataaaatggcctcatctctgttagcaaaaatgtaatttaaataaatattgaacacgtAAAAGTGCATTTTTCCACCATTTTCATGGCAGTTTATGGATTTTTGAGGAACCCTGAACTATTGCtaacatttaatttaacattCTGGGCTCCATGTAGCTTCAATGTGAGACATTTTACAAACTggctggatgttacagaaagtatgagaatataagagctgctgcctgctcttctttacttataTAATAAGTCTCATATTTTTgaagtttggatttttggcagacATTTTTTCTGTAATCTTCCTGTCAATCCATCTCTGTCACATTATTTGATTGAATCACACAAAATGAAACTTTCTGTGCTTCTTTAATGAGCCCATGCTCCAAGTGTTGCGGACGACGGACTGCGTTTTACTGGTCGTCTTCAAAGTAATaaactttccggtacaatttcttaaaattTGACTCGTCGCAAGgtttatcaatcacaaatactgcctcagtttgcagtcggacaactttaccgcgaggggctgtcaaaagaaagccttcatggtaaacactaaggtgagtgcaacgtcaacctttttaacttcatcctgtgccatgtctccagtaaattagttgttttagtcgttgtgagtccatggaaacttcacttttatctcacGCTGCATCGACATCGTTCGAGGATagagacaggctagctgttagcttcaagctaaccagcacccgaccaaaccccaccccaaaaacatactttgcaggtcaacaaacaGGGGAAAATATGTGCCTTTTAGGgtgttaatgtgcgaggagtgttcaaaaggagtctcgtgaaaaagtggctgacaagttagcatcactgacagtgacgtcatcactgtcattgtttactgaagcagagatgttGACTGCGTTACGatatccagtggacccggacatcttatatgtaccgtattttccgcactattagccgcacctaaaaaccacaaatttactcaaaagctgacagtgcggcttttaacccggtgcgctttatatatggattaatattacgattcattttcataaagtttcgatctcgcaacttcggtaaacagccgccatcttttttcccggtagaacaggaagcgcttcttcttctacgcaagcaaccgccaaggtaagcacccgcccccatagaacaggaagcgcttcttcttctactgtaagcaaccacccgccccggaagaagaagaagcacgcggtgcatgctgggatatgtgacgtttcatttccatttgtgtgtttatgtaaagaccccaaaatggctcctattaagtgtgttgtctgtctaattataaataatgcagacgaggcgtgttaactgagttctcaacgtttactcacagcgtgctcataaccacattctaactgccagcatacaacaacgcttctcagggctaccgcgcatgctcgtcactatcgttgcatgctgggtagtgtagttgttatatttgctagctcataacatcacattaagagacacgcttacgcgcttaattcaatactcgccgtcattccgggtggattgacaaaagacctccagccgctagatattggtgtcaacagggcattcgaagctagactgctaactgcgtgggaacaatggatgaccgaaggcgaacacaccttcactaagacagggaggcagcgccggacgacattcgcccaacttttcaattcggacaccgaaggagaaaaattcgagggatttatgaatgaagaataacttcagaaagtgagcgttatgtttattttgtgtgttgtgacattaacgttcgagcaacattatgttgctattgctctgcactattttgaattttactatgtttgtgattgcacatttgcgtacattttgggacagagttgttagaacgctggtttttaatatattattaaagtttgactgacctatctgactgttttttgacattcctttagcgcagttagatgcggcttacaacaccgggcggcttataggtggacaaagttttgaaatatgccgttcattgaaggcgcggcttttaacccagggcgccttatggtgcggaaaatacggtaatagaaatgtgtagggggggtgtatggcgtGTGGTCAttgaatatgtattctgatatactgtatgttcttcacagaaaatgagccaaagtcagtgagtctcagtttgaaaaattaattgtatcatttttcttttaacaaaaaattaaaacgggtcccacagacccgaacaccacacaagggttaatgtattactgtcaaaagtgtggcccgcagctaaagttttaaaggcccatggcacattctaaaaatactgttaaaataaacaaaaacataacaaaagtggaataaaaaaaaacttacaggtgaaatgtaattgagAAAAGTTGCAATGTagcctaataaaacaaagcttttttttttaaatgtcatagctcaaaacataatattgaatcaaaatcaatgtttttatgaattatcgaCCTATctaaggctccgattacttcacatcaaatattccacctcgaaaaatattttttgtgtaagattttgcatattttgtgcgtttgccataaaaaaacagatttctttgacaaaagggtagaaaacaaagaaaacaataacataaaaaaacttagaattgacagatagatctgaagttgatgtagactcttgagatttaagcgttaaataatgtatgtatgccctggcacatgattatcataatttcatgaccgaagcaaaaaactttacacttttatactgaaataaatacatctacaacttattaaataaaaatatagaaaagcggtcaagtttagatccatgaaggaaagaaaaaagtgaatgaatgtttataactgaataaatttacatatgcataaaaatttgttttgttttgtataatttttttaatgaattaagtaaagtttatgacaacctttttccaaaacacaatatagaatgtgagatataacaggataattcatacatttagcatttgttttcaaaacagttacaaaaagtgggaccccatttttatgacttgatggggtccccgttttgaaaattcctagcgccaacactgtagcAAGCAAAGTAATCGACtttgttttcatttattgttTGACTATAGGCCCAGGCCCACATCAGATGGATACTAACCTGTCCATCAACTGGTTCGATCTGTTGAAGGGTGGCCAGTACGAACACAGCAGTCTTGCCCATACCGGACTTGGCTTGGCAAAGGATGTCCATGCCTAGGATGGCTTGCGGGATGCATTCATGCTGGACTGTATGAAAAGGCGGACAAAAATAGATTAACGCATATCAGCAATTGCCAGAAATAAAACATCCGAGTACCATGTCTTATAATTCCTGATGCATTACCTTCAGATGGATGTTCAAAACCACAGTCAATGATGGCGCGGAGTAGCTCGGGTTTGAGTAGGAAATCCCTGAATCCAGAGCTGTGGATAGAAACATAAGAGCCCTTCACCTCCTTCTTCCCGGCGGGGGCTGCAGTCTCAGGTGCTCCTTGGGGCTCATCGTCATCTTCGTAGTCGAGCAACTCATTATCGACGTCAGTCTCAGCCATTTTGTCTACAGAGCAATATGAGGGCAGTTTTAGTGAAATAATATTTTCCGGACACAGTTCATAGACAGTATATCCTGAAGGAGTTTACAAAAGTTGCGCTAAGGAAAATAAGGACATGTATTATTACTCTCTGTATTTACTTTTgtattctttccttgatgttgaaagtgtcttaacgtttgtgtgaattataaatgtatgtttgttgttcaataaatgttttaaataatataCGATTATTAAGAGTGATTAAGTAGATGGCAACATTAACGCCAACAGTCTTAATATTCAACCGTCCGTGATTAAATTATTTATTCATAGGTAACTACATAATTTCAAATTAATTTACAGGTTCTAAATAAAAGTTAGTCAGAATAATATGTATAGTTATAGAGTACTCATTGGTTAAACAAACTGGCTAGCTTGGCTATTGTGTTGCGTAACCGTAGCTAACGTGgcaagctaacatgctatttccAGAAATATGCTATCGAAAACCCTGACTGGTGTATGTAAAATCACTAACAGTGAACGCAAtagagttaaataaataaaagggatgAACTAGAAAGTGTGTGGTTTATTTATAACAAACTAATAAGTAAAAGACGGTGGGCCGGTAAAGCTAAGTGATGCTAGGCTAGGCCACAACATGCTAGCGCACTGAATAGAAGCAAGAAACAATGAATGAAGGAAGTCTCTGTCCATTTAAAGTGCCTTCCTCGCTCATAAACAACACCGATCTCGAACACAATTGTAGACACGTAATAAAAGACAACAAACTCATTCTCATTAAACAGGACCCATGCGAGAAACTTACCTCAATATTGGTTAAATGCAGCAGTGACTCCGAAACCGCATGCGAGGCCTTACTACGTCTCGTACCATCAACCGGAAGTCCCGCCTTTCTTAATGTGCTTTAAGTCATTGGTGGATTTTTTTTAAGGCAGCCAATGAACGAAGCCGGAGATTGGACGATGGACTCCCGCAGTTAATCTCAATCGAAAAAAAAGCGGTTGACTGCGAGATGGCAAGGGAGTTACAAAAAAATCTGCTGCTTCATAAAAAAAGGCCACTAGTATTGAActtggtaagaagctacttaaccaacaggaaacaatatgtGAAGATAGGAGAACACACTTCCACAGAGTTaaaaatatcttgtggcgtacctcagggatcaatactcggaccaaaattgttcaatctctagaTAAATGACATTtgcaaagttacaaaggacttaaagttagtattatttgcagatgatacaactgtgttttgttcaggagagacacacagaagctaatacaaataataacaacagaagaaattaacaaattaaaaagatggtttgacaaaaacagactatgtttgaatctcagtaagactaaaataatgttatttggtaacagtagaagagaaagtcaaacacaaatacagatagacggagtaaatattgaaagggcaaaagaaaacacatttttgggtgtaataatagatgataaaatgaattggaaatctcatgtaaaaaaatatacaacataaagtagcaagaaacacatcaataatgaataaagcaaaacatgttctagaccaaaaatcacttcatattctttactgctcactagtgttacataacTGAgtgattgtgtagaaatatgggaaacaactacaaatgtgcgcttcattcactaactttgttacaaaaaagatcaattagaataatacataatgttggatataaagaacatacaaaccctttattcagtggttctcaaaactttttttgtcatcccccactttggacaagggagagttttcaagccccacctgcccccatcactccaacagaacgctaatgccaagcttaacattttcaaatttattgaacatcaagtaacatcaagttgtatacattcaaactcaataacataaaataacatcaagttcaataataaataaaataactgtgcagctgtggtataacttgcatcaagttcaataataaataaaacaaaagtgttataacttgcatcaagttcaataataaatacaaaaaaatgttataacttgcatcaagttataaataaatgggttatacttgtatagagcttttctaccttcaaggtactcatagcgctttgacagtattaccacattcacccattcacacacacattcacacactgatggcgggagctgccatgcaaggcgctaaccagcaaccatcaggagcaagggtgaagtgtcttgcccaaggacacaacggacgtgactaggatggtagaaggtggggattgaaccccagtaaccagcaacactccgattgctggcacggccactctaccaacttcgccacgccgtcccctaagttcaataataaatcaaataaaagtgttataacttacatcaagttcaataataaatcaaataaaagtgttataacttgcatcaagttcaataataaatcaaataacttgcatcaagttcaataataaatcaaataaaagtgccactttgcaatctttgcaaaaaaaaggaggagatatgcatttggcaagacagggcaagtgaacaTGAATTTTACAGTACTCCAGCATTAGTGGCTGCAATGAGCCTGTTTTGCACTGCACAGCTTTTCAAATCGGGGTTGCAAGCTTGACACTGCCACTCTTAAGTCATGCTCAATGTTCAGCTGAGACCTGTACTTCGTTTTGAGTGAAGCAACAGCTGAAAAGCCTGTCTCACACAGATAAGATGTGGCAAAGGGGAGAAGAATGGACACAGCTCTCTGCCCGATGAGTGGATACTCCCTCTCCACTCCAAACCAGAATTGAGAAAGAGTCTGAGTGGTGAGCCTCAGCCTCAGGGTGGAGTCAGATGTCAGTTCAATAAACTGGTCCTCCTCAGCAGACATGAAATCAGCAGGTGCTGCAGATAGATTAAATTAATAGGCTTACTTTATTTTTCATTACATAATAAATGCAAATAAATCTGTTTGACAACAATCATCTGGACACAACAATCCGGACTAACATTCCAGTTAGTAAGTTCTAAGTAGCATACAACACAGATAAAATGCATGTATAATATATGAGTATAATATtcaataaaaatgtcaaaataccAACCTGCTGCATTGAATGGATCCATAACCCAGTTGTACTGAGCACTGTTGATGGGGAAgtatttgtgaaacatttctcTCAGGGAGGAGATGTGTTGCTTGATGCAGGGGATCACTGCGGTGGCACCAGATGTGGTTTCAGCAACCTCACCCAGGTTCTCAAAGGCATCAATATTTTGTTGGTCGAGGCGCCTGCCCCATCCCTCGAGCTTTCGGGAGAACGCAGTGATTTTGTCTGCCAGTTGGGGTATGTGCTTATACTTGCCTTGGAGCTGAAGATTGAACTCATTCAGCTtgccaaacatattgctgaggtAGGCCAGCTTCAACAGAAATTGTTCATCACTGAACTTGCTTGCAGCCTCATGCATGCGCTCCTCCTCCAAAAAGATCCGAATCTCTGCCCTGAGCTCAAAGACGCGCGACAGCACTTTGCTCCGGGAgaaccaccttgcttcactgtgaaacagcacggctgtatgatcagctcccatttcctcacacagtgcagagaacagtcgcgctttcagtggtcgtgttttgatcaaatttaccgcgctcacatctgttaaaacctcattgagttcggggatGAGCTGcattgacgcgagtgcttcccggtgaatgacacagtgtgtccaatgcgcattgggcgcaaccctctttattagagcctgcagcccgtttcttgaccctgccatggtctgtgcgccatcagagcaaaagcacacacagttttcccatttaaggtcgtgttctttgatgaaactgtccattatcttgaacagctcatcaacagtggctctattttttatgtatttgcaaaacagcaaatcctcgcacagtgactcgccattcacaaagcggacgtaggcgatgaacaggcagtctttattgctgtcagtagcttcgtccacttgtaaagcaaaacgacttttttTTGTTCCTCAAGAtaacttgcaatgtcgcatatacgtctcgcaactgtgtcatttgacagtgggacagcttttaattttgctgcgcttgtctcgtcaagcacaactgacaccatgtctattgcagcggggagaatgTTGTGAGAGTGTTgctgctcagcaattgtgtgtggttttttgcattgtgcaattctgcatgcaactctatatgaagccatttgagcgttactgtttactgatgCAGCTTTTACCGTGCGCTTCGCCCGTTGACGGTACTCTGCCAGTTTTCTTTAAAAGaaatcaagtggcttattgacgtgattggggtgtgtggtctcgaggtgtctctttaatttgttgggtctcatgctgtctgctgctagcagttttagacacagaacacacaggggtctctcCTCTACCCCCACCACCGATGCCGTGAATCAAAGATCAAGATacccttcatcatattttcttttcggttggctttttggttgattaggcccgtcagatttttgtttctctgcaggcgctggctctggctcgacgccctttgaggtgcgagtcacaaatttatccattttgtgtaattgtggtccacacattagcctgctacccatccgcgctaaggtttgttccgcttagccccgcccctattagttactgttgctatgtctgtcaaactttcgctcctacctagaaatttaaagcctacaagaaaaataagtaatttacatttatttatatagcggatttcacagacagaatcacaaagtgatttacagtgtgtatagaaaatgaaagcatagtaaaaaaaaaaaatctaagaatataataaaaaataaaataaaaatttaagtgaaatttcctcccgttcctcgcgccccacctgtcatgtctctattccccccactttgagaaacgctgcctttatttattaaatcacaattattgaaattgaacaa of Nerophis lumbriciformis linkage group LG22, RoL_Nlum_v2.1, whole genome shotgun sequence contains these proteins:
- the LOC133615167 gene encoding ATP-dependent RNA helicase DDX39A — its product is MAETDVDNELLDYEDDDEPQGAPETAAPAGKKEVKGSYVSIHSSGFRDFLLKPELLRAIIDCGFEHPSEVQHECIPQAILGMDILCQAKSGMGKTAVFVLATLQQIEPVDGQVAVLVMCHTRELAFQISKEYERFSKYMPAVKSAVFFGGMLIKNDEEVLKKNCPHIVVGTPGRILALIQNKTLSLKNVKHFVLDECDKMLEHLDMRCDVQNIFKITPHEKQVMMFSATLSKDIRPVCRKFMQDPMEVFVDDETKLTLHGLQQYYCKLKDSEKNRKLFDLLDVLEFNQVVIFVKSIQRCIALSQLLVEQNFPAIAIHRGMAQEERLSRYQQFKDFQRRILVATNLFGRGMDIERVNIVFNYDMPEDSDTYLHRVARAGRFGTKGLAVTFVSDETDAKTLNDVQDRFEVNVAELPDEIDISSYIEQSR